From a region of the Onychomys torridus unplaced genomic scaffold, mOncTor1.1, whole genome shotgun sequence genome:
- the LOC118575940 gene encoding H-2 class I histocompatibility antigen, Q10 alpha chain-like translates to MKTLVPKALLLLLLANLSLTRHPEGSHSMRLLHTLLTWPHHLEPQFIYAVYFDDIHVLRYNNRQEPPRMEHCAPWVDQHKPEFWEEMTWNIQRVIDMYDNILKNMLRIYNQSEVGNHTVQILLACHMLPGGNFSHGQYELLFNGRDHIVLNEDLRTWTAVGKAAEMLRQEWEESGFAQALKTFIEGDCVQSILENYGKEILLRTDGPKMHVTHRVRADGNITLRCWALDFYPADITLTWQRDGSNQTVGMEVIETRPSGDGTFQKWAAVVVPSGEEQRYTCHVDHERLPEPLTLRWEPPQSSVPIIPVVTGLVLGAVLVGSVVTFLIWKRRTKGEERAGSEFKSPWQYQVQLRLCTTT, encoded by the exons ATGAAGACCTTAGTTCCCAAggctctcctcctgctgctcctggccAACCTGTCTCTGACCAGGCATCCAGAAG GTTCACACTCCATGCGCCTTTTGCACACTCTCCTCACCTGGCCTCACCACCTGGAGCCCCAGTTCATCTATGCTGTCTACTTTGATGACATTCATGTTTTGAGATACAACAACAGACAAGAGCCTCCAAGGATGGAGCACTGTGCACCATGGGTGGATCAGCATAAGCCAGAGTTTTGGGAGGAGATGACCTGGAACATTCAGAGAGTAATAGACATGTACGACAACATACTGAAGAACATGCTTCGCATCTATAATCAAAGTGAAGTTG GAAACCACACAGTCCAGATCCTGCTTGCCTGCCATATGTTGCCTGGAGGGAACTTCAGTCATGGACAATATGAATTACTCTTCAATGGCCGTGATCACATTGTGCTCAACGAGGACCTGAGAACTTGGACTGCAGTTGGCAAGGCAGCTGAAATGCTGAGGCAAGAGTGGGAGGAGTCAGGTTTTGCACAAGCTTTGAAGACTTTCATAGAGGGTGATTGTGTGCAGTCGATCCTCGAAAACTATGGGAAGGAGATTTTGCTGAGAACAG ATGGCCCTAAAATGCATGTGACCCATAGGGTCAGAGCTGATGGAAATATCACTCTAAGGTGCTGGGCCCTGGACTTCTACCCTGCTGACATCACCCTGACCTGGCAGAGAGATGGGAGCAACCAGACTGTGGGTATGGAGGTGATAGAGACCAGGCCTTCAGGAGATGGGACCTTCCAGAagtgggcagctgtggtggtgccttcTGGGGAGGAGCAGAGATACACATGTCATGTGGATCATGAGAGGCTGCCTGAGCCCCTGACCCTGAGATGGG AGCCTCCTCAGTCCTCTGTCCCCATCATTCCAGTTGTCACTGGCCTGGTTCTTGGAGCTGTGCTTGTGGGATCTGTGGTGACTTTTCTGATATGGAAGAGGAGGACTAAAGGTGAGGAAAGGGCAgggtctgagttcaagtctccaTGGCAATATCAAGTCCAGCTGAGACTGTGCACTACCACATGA